In a genomic window of Occallatibacter riparius:
- a CDS encoding PfkB family carbohydrate kinase, giving the protein MAITVVGSVAFDSIETPAGRRERCLGGAATYFSLSASFFTDVRVIAVVGEDFGQEQQAAFNARGIDTRGIEHASGKSFFWEGSYLENLNEAKTHNTELNVFGSFQPKIPDAYRDSEFLFLANIDPVLQRRVREAMPDVKLVAGDTMNYWIKDHKPALLEVLRGLDILLINDTETKMLAGNSNLVQAARAVLNLGPRMLVVKHGEYGATAFFGHDGVAAKTFRAPALPLEEVVDPTGAGDSFAGGFFGYLASQKELTPGAFRRAMFYGSVMGSFAVEEFGTSRLEKLTREEIDVRFNQFRELTHLD; this is encoded by the coding sequence ATGGCCATCACCGTTGTCGGCAGTGTTGCGTTCGATTCCATTGAGACTCCGGCAGGTCGCCGCGAGCGATGCCTGGGCGGCGCCGCAACCTATTTCTCGCTATCTGCGAGCTTCTTCACGGATGTCCGCGTCATTGCCGTTGTCGGTGAGGATTTCGGACAGGAGCAGCAGGCCGCGTTCAATGCTCGCGGCATCGACACCCGCGGTATTGAGCATGCCTCCGGCAAGAGCTTCTTCTGGGAGGGCTCTTATCTGGAGAACCTCAATGAGGCCAAGACCCACAACACCGAACTCAACGTCTTTGGCTCGTTCCAACCGAAGATTCCGGATGCCTACCGCGATTCCGAGTTCCTGTTCCTGGCCAACATTGATCCCGTCTTGCAGCGGCGCGTGCGCGAGGCAATGCCTGACGTGAAGCTCGTCGCCGGCGACACCATGAATTATTGGATCAAGGACCACAAACCGGCCCTGCTCGAAGTCCTGCGCGGCCTCGACATCCTGCTCATCAATGACACTGAGACCAAGATGCTGGCTGGTAATTCGAACCTGGTTCAGGCCGCGCGTGCCGTACTGAATCTGGGCCCGCGCATGCTGGTGGTCAAGCACGGCGAATACGGCGCCACCGCCTTCTTCGGCCATGACGGAGTTGCCGCGAAGACCTTTCGCGCTCCGGCGCTTCCGCTGGAGGAAGTGGTTGATCCCACCGGTGCAGGCGACAGCTTCGCCGGCGGATTCTTCGGTTATCTTGCTTCGCAGAAAGAGCTCACACCCGGGGCGTTCCGCCGCGCCATGTTCTACGGCAGTGTCATGGGTTCGTTTGCGGTGGAGGAGTTCGGCACATCGCGTCTCGAGAAGCTCACGCGCGAAGAGATCGATGTCCGCTTTAATCAGTTCCGCGAATTGACGCATCTGGATTGA
- a CDS encoding energy transducer TonB, which yields MFEDSTFESAHRIRTRSRGWGLAAFVFNSAILAALIAIPLIYPEALPAHWMSTLITAPPPPPAQTRPVPQQARAEFHGRPEFNGINLTIPQRIPTSIRNFDGPEREPAGGPISLGPSVGIPGCDPFPCGTYKPPTVVHEEPKGPIVISKGVAEGMVLQRIIPRYPPIAVATRTQGTVILQAVITKNGTIDQLQIVSGSPMLQQAALDAVSHWRYRPYLLNGQPVDVETTINVVFTLNQ from the coding sequence ATGTTTGAAGACTCCACATTCGAATCGGCACACAGGATTCGCACGCGCAGCCGCGGCTGGGGTCTGGCCGCGTTCGTCTTCAACTCCGCGATTCTCGCGGCGCTCATCGCCATCCCACTCATCTACCCCGAGGCACTGCCAGCTCACTGGATGAGCACGCTGATCACCGCTCCCCCGCCACCGCCCGCTCAGACTAGGCCCGTCCCACAGCAAGCAAGAGCTGAATTTCACGGACGTCCAGAGTTCAATGGGATTAATCTCACCATTCCTCAAAGGATTCCCACGAGCATCAGGAATTTCGACGGTCCCGAAAGAGAACCCGCTGGCGGTCCCATTTCGCTAGGACCCTCTGTCGGAATCCCTGGATGCGATCCGTTCCCGTGCGGCACCTACAAGCCGCCCACCGTTGTCCACGAAGAACCAAAAGGCCCTATCGTGATCTCGAAAGGCGTCGCCGAAGGCATGGTGCTCCAGCGCATCATTCCTCGCTATCCGCCTATCGCGGTCGCCACAAGGACACAGGGCACGGTCATCCTGCAGGCAGTCATCACAAAGAATGGAACGATTGATCAGCTTCAAATCGTGAGCGGGTCGCCCATGCTCCAACAGGCCGCGCTAGACGCAGTAAGTCACTGGCGCTATCGTCCATATCTGCTCAATGGCCAGCCCGTTGACGTAGAGACCACCATCAACGTCGTCTTCACCCTCAACCAGTAA
- a CDS encoding alpha,alpha-trehalase, with translation MRLFRLFVFALAAIHISSAQEAGQGPNAEATLHYIHGAWDTLTRSMTDCHSLVDIKVTTNPILYLPAGMKTPAAVKELTDKCHVRIVSLPKAIERLGDLDPKVLPDEGLLYLPQPYVVPGGRFNEMYGWDSFFILLGLEADRREALAKGMVDNFLFEIENYGGVLNANRTYYLTRSQPPFLTSMIRAVYENPASFAQTAAGRTEARVWLERAYVLAAKDYSTWTRPEHLAGTTGLARYFDYGKGPVPEMADDSAYYPDVIRWIVAHPHQGGDGYLIKGSEHPDAAETERLKQTSCDVTVSVVCMRAWAGGYRLTKDFYVGDRAMRESGFDPSNRFGPFSGETHHFAPVCLNSLLYRYERDMEHLAHVLGKATDAQKWSRLAQKRNAAIHRYLWWSREGVFADWDFTHSRPDEYAYITSLYPLWAGVATREEGRQVVAKLGLFEREGGLSMSNTNTGLQWDEPFGWAPTNWIGVAGLESSGFHGDAARLAQKWDQTVDRGFAQEGTIREKYNVVQANADVQVATGYKQNQIGFGWTNAVYLKMKAISEKDAPAAASARR, from the coding sequence ATGAGATTGTTTCGTTTGTTTGTTTTTGCTTTAGCCGCAATCCACATCTCAAGCGCGCAGGAAGCAGGACAGGGGCCGAATGCCGAGGCTACTCTGCACTACATCCATGGCGCGTGGGATACGCTGACACGCTCGATGACCGACTGCCACTCGTTGGTCGATATCAAAGTCACAACCAATCCCATTCTTTACCTGCCTGCCGGAATGAAGACGCCAGCGGCGGTGAAGGAACTCACCGACAAGTGCCACGTGCGGATTGTCTCGCTGCCTAAGGCGATCGAGAGGCTGGGAGATCTTGACCCCAAGGTGCTGCCGGACGAGGGCCTGCTTTACCTGCCGCAGCCCTACGTTGTGCCTGGCGGGCGCTTCAACGAGATGTACGGCTGGGACAGTTTTTTCATTCTGCTGGGGCTCGAAGCCGATCGTCGCGAGGCGTTGGCTAAAGGCATGGTCGATAACTTCTTGTTCGAGATTGAGAACTACGGCGGGGTTCTGAACGCGAACCGCACCTACTATCTGACGCGCTCGCAACCGCCGTTTCTCACATCGATGATCCGCGCGGTGTATGAGAATCCGGCAAGCTTCGCGCAAACGGCGGCAGGCAGGACAGAGGCGCGAGTATGGCTGGAGCGTGCGTACGTACTGGCGGCTAAAGACTATTCGACGTGGACGCGGCCCGAGCACCTGGCGGGAACAACGGGGCTGGCTCGCTACTTCGATTACGGCAAAGGCCCGGTACCGGAGATGGCCGACGACAGTGCGTATTACCCGGATGTGATCCGATGGATTGTCGCGCATCCGCATCAAGGCGGCGATGGATACCTGATCAAGGGCAGCGAGCATCCCGATGCGGCCGAGACCGAACGCCTGAAGCAGACAAGCTGCGACGTGACAGTGAGCGTAGTCTGCATGCGGGCTTGGGCCGGCGGCTATAGGCTTACGAAGGATTTTTATGTGGGCGATCGGGCGATGCGGGAGTCGGGATTCGACCCGAGCAACCGCTTCGGTCCGTTCAGCGGAGAGACGCACCACTTTGCGCCGGTGTGCTTGAACAGCCTGCTGTATCGCTATGAGCGCGATATGGAGCACCTGGCGCACGTGCTGGGCAAGGCGACGGATGCGCAGAAGTGGAGCCGTCTCGCACAGAAGCGCAACGCGGCGATCCATCGCTACCTGTGGTGGTCGCGGGAAGGCGTGTTTGCCGATTGGGACTTCACGCATTCGCGACCCGATGAGTACGCGTACATCACTTCGCTTTATCCGTTGTGGGCAGGAGTGGCGACGCGTGAAGAGGGGCGGCAGGTGGTGGCGAAGCTGGGACTCTTCGAACGGGAGGGCGGCTTGTCAATGAGCAACACCAACACCGGCCTTCAGTGGGACGAGCCGTTCGGGTGGGCTCCAACAAACTGGATCGGCGTGGCAGGGCTCGAATCGAGCGGATTCCACGGCGACGCCGCGCGGCTGGCGCAGAAATGGGATCAGACTGTGGATCGCGGCTTCGCGCAGGAGGGAACCATACGCGAAAAGTACAACGTTGTGCAGGCGAACGCCGATGTGCAGGTTGCCACTGGCTACAAGCAGAACCAGATCGGCTTTGGCTGGACGAATGCGGTTTACCTGAAGATGAAGGCAATCTCTGAGAAAGATGCGCCGGCTGCTGCTTCGGCGCGACGGTAA
- a CDS encoding GH92 family glycosyl hydrolase, producing MPTLESLDSAAKTTSLSAIAAAIFFFLGLLVVRHAAAQVEYVDPTIGNVGILLVPTRPSVYLPNSMVRVYPIRADAMDDRIESFPLTISSHRQPELFSIMPGDGKPAAYDQEQTTPYYYSTRFDDSQIRAVFTPTERCGYWRFSFPKGSGSVVLANRQPGSLHAEQRGAVSGEESVDGLHAYFYGEFSAPVSMKAESADGKSRMIVTAQGQTLEFRYGISFINAEQAQKNLRREIPEWGFERVKDAAKTRWNQTLGRITVEGGTEAQKKVFYTALYRSFERMINISEDSQYYSAFDHKVHQDPRPFYVDNWLWDTFRALEPLQTLLNPDVQADKIQSYVRMYQQSGIMPTFALAQGNNACMNGNHAAPWFADAWFKGVRNFDLATAYEGVRKRSLEDTLQPWRLGPKGPLDDFYNAHGYMPALRPGEKETDPHVHPFEKRQPVPVTLENSLDDWEIAQLARELKKPDDEKLFLGRAANYRNLFRVDKGMMWPKDAGGQWIEPLDPKFSGGMGGRDYYDENNGYTYTWDVAQDFSGLIDLMGGTAKAEANLDQLFREPLGRSKYEFQAKFPDSTSMVGQFSMGNEPSLAIPYIYNRLGAPWKTQKRVRMLLESFFTDTLQGIPGDEDGGGMSAFVVFSMLGFYPVTPGIPTYDVGSPVFQKATIHLKNGKDFVIVARNASRDNKYVQEIRLNGRELNQVWFRHADIADGGTLEVTMGNTPNLKLGSDPKTFPPDSITAKPEDFVQ from the coding sequence GTGCCCACCTTGGAGTCTCTAGATAGCGCAGCAAAGACCACATCCCTTTCCGCGATTGCCGCAGCGATCTTCTTCTTTCTCGGTCTGCTTGTTGTGCGGCACGCCGCGGCGCAGGTTGAGTATGTAGATCCCACGATAGGCAACGTGGGCATCCTGCTGGTGCCGACGCGGCCGTCTGTGTATCTGCCCAACAGCATGGTGCGGGTCTATCCCATCCGGGCCGATGCGATGGATGATCGCATCGAATCGTTTCCTCTAACGATCAGCAGCCATCGGCAGCCGGAGCTGTTCAGCATCATGCCGGGAGACGGAAAGCCGGCCGCCTACGACCAGGAACAGACGACGCCGTACTACTACTCGACGCGCTTTGATGACTCGCAGATTCGCGCCGTGTTCACGCCTACAGAGCGCTGTGGGTATTGGCGCTTCAGCTTCCCGAAAGGCAGTGGTTCAGTTGTGCTTGCTAATCGCCAACCCGGGAGTCTGCATGCGGAGCAACGCGGCGCGGTGAGCGGCGAAGAGAGCGTGGATGGGTTGCACGCGTACTTCTATGGCGAGTTCAGTGCGCCTGTCAGCATGAAGGCTGAGAGCGCTGATGGCAAAAGCCGGATGATTGTGACGGCCCAGGGGCAAACGCTGGAGTTCCGGTACGGCATCTCGTTCATCAACGCTGAACAGGCGCAGAAGAACCTGCGCCGCGAAATTCCTGAGTGGGGCTTCGAGCGCGTGAAGGACGCCGCGAAGACACGCTGGAATCAAACGCTGGGGCGCATCACTGTCGAAGGTGGCACCGAGGCGCAGAAGAAGGTGTTCTACACGGCGCTCTATCGGTCGTTCGAGCGCATGATCAACATCAGCGAGGACAGCCAGTACTACAGCGCCTTCGACCATAAAGTGCATCAGGATCCGCGGCCGTTCTACGTGGACAACTGGCTTTGGGACACGTTTCGGGCACTGGAACCGTTGCAGACGCTGCTCAATCCCGATGTGCAGGCAGACAAGATTCAGTCGTATGTGCGGATGTATCAGCAGTCGGGCATTATGCCCACGTTCGCTCTGGCACAGGGGAACAACGCGTGCATGAACGGCAACCACGCCGCGCCGTGGTTTGCGGATGCGTGGTTCAAGGGCGTGCGCAACTTCGATCTTGCAACGGCGTACGAGGGCGTTCGCAAGCGGTCTCTGGAAGATACGCTGCAGCCATGGCGGCTGGGTCCGAAGGGCCCGCTGGACGACTTCTACAACGCGCACGGATACATGCCGGCGCTGCGGCCGGGTGAGAAGGAGACCGATCCGCATGTGCATCCGTTTGAAAAGCGGCAGCCCGTTCCGGTGACGCTGGAGAACAGCCTGGACGATTGGGAGATCGCGCAGCTTGCGCGCGAGTTGAAGAAGCCGGACGATGAGAAGCTCTTTCTCGGGCGCGCGGCCAATTACAGGAACTTGTTCCGCGTGGACAAAGGGATGATGTGGCCGAAGGATGCCGGCGGCCAATGGATCGAGCCGCTTGATCCGAAGTTCAGCGGCGGCATGGGCGGTCGTGATTACTACGACGAGAACAATGGCTACACGTACACGTGGGATGTGGCGCAGGATTTCAGCGGACTGATCGATCTGATGGGCGGCACAGCAAAGGCGGAGGCCAATCTGGATCAGCTCTTCCGGGAGCCGCTGGGGCGGTCGAAGTACGAGTTCCAGGCGAAGTTTCCGGACTCAACGTCGATGGTGGGGCAGTTCTCGATGGGGAACGAGCCGAGCCTGGCAATCCCGTATATCTACAACCGGCTGGGCGCGCCATGGAAGACGCAGAAGCGCGTGCGTATGCTGCTGGAGTCGTTCTTCACCGATACGCTGCAGGGCATTCCGGGAGACGAAGACGGCGGCGGGATGAGCGCTTTCGTGGTGTTCTCGATGCTGGGGTTCTATCCCGTGACGCCGGGGATTCCGACGTATGACGTGGGGAGTCCGGTGTTCCAGAAGGCGACCATCCACCTCAAGAACGGCAAGGACTTCGTGATTGTGGCTCGGAACGCCTCGCGCGACAACAAGTACGTCCAGGAAATCCGGCTGAACGGGCGCGAGCTGAATCAGGTCTGGTTCCGGCATGCTGATATTGCTGATGGCGGGACGCTGGAGGTGACGATGGGCAATACGCCCAACTTGAAGCTGGGGTCGGATCCGAAGACGTTCCCGCCCGATTCGATCACCGCGAAGCCGGAGGATTTTGTGCAGTAA